In the Streptomyces sp. SJL17-4 genome, CGCCCTGCTTGCGATCACCGTCGGCACCATGATGATCCCGCCGCAGCTGGGCGTGATCCCGCTGTTCATGCTGATCGCCGAGCTGGGCTGGGTGAACCAGCTCCAGGCGGTGATCCTGCCGGGCCTGGTGTCGGCCTTCGGGGTGTTCTTCATGCGCCAGTACCTGGTGCAGACGCTGCCGGACGAGCTGATCGAGGCGGCGCGGGTCGACGGCGCGTCCACCGCCCGGATCTTCTGGTCGATCGTGGTGCCGATCGCCCGGCCCGGCATGGCCGTCCTGGGCCTGCTGACCTTCATGGCCGCCTGGAACGACTTCTTCTGGCCGGTCGTCGCCCTCACCTCCTCCGAGCCCACGGTCCAGGTCGCCCTGCGCCAGCTCGGCGGCGGCTACGTCCACGACCAGTCCGTGATCATGGCGGGCACGCTGCTCGGCACCCTGCCGGTGCTGCTGGTCTTCGGCCTGCTCGGCCGGCAGATCGTCGGCGGCATCATGCAGGGCGCGGTCAAGGGCTGACTCCTCGCCCCTCCGCCTCGCGCCCCCCGACGCCGCCTCTCCCATCCCCCAGACCTCTCACTCCAGGGAGTTCCCACCCCATGACCGCGCTCGACGCCCGTACCGACACGACGACCGGCCTCCGCTTCCCCGAGGGCTTCCGCTGGGGCACCGCCACGGCCGCCTACCAGATCGAGGGGGCGGCGGGAGAGGACGGCCGTACCCCCTCCATCTGGGACACCTTCAGCCGTACGCCCGGCAAGGTGCGCAACGGTGACACCGGTGACATCGCCGCCGACCACTACCACCGGGTCGACGAGGACGTCGCGTTGATGCGGCGGCTCGGCGTGACCGACTACCGCTTCTCGATCGCCTGGCCCCGGGTGCAGCCCACCGGACGCGGCCCCGCCGTGCGCAAGGGCCTGGACTTCTACCGGGGGCTCGTCGACCGCCTCCTCGACGCCGGCATCCGCCCGGTGGCGACGCTCTACCACTGGGACCTGCCGCAGGAGCTGGAGGACGCCGGCGGCTGGCCGCAGCGGGACACCGCGTACCGGTTCGCCGAGTACGCGGCCATCATGGCGGACGCCCTCGGCGACCGGGTGGCGACCTGGACCACGCTGAACGAGCCCTGGTGCGCGGCCTTCCTCGGCTACGGCAACGGTGTGCACGCCCCGGGCCGCACCAGCGCCCTCGCCTCGCTCCGCGCCGCCCACCACCTGAACCTGGCGCACGGGCTCGCGGCGCGCACCCTGCGCGGGGCGCTGCCCGGTGCGGCCGAGGTGTCGCTGACCCTCAACCTCCACGCGGTACGGCCCTGCTCGCAGGCGCCGGAGGACCTGGACGCGGCGCGCCGGATCGACGCGGTCGGCAACCGAATCTTCCTCGACCCCGTCTTCCACGGCCGGCTCCCGGAGGACCTGGTCCGCGACACGGCCCCGGTCACGGACTGGTCGTTCGTGCGGGACGGCGATCTGGCGACGGCGGCCGCGCCGATCGACTCGCTCGGCATCAACTACTACTCCCCCTCGGTCGTCGGGGCGGGCAGTTCGGAGTCGCCCTCGCCCTGGGCGGGCGCGGAGCGGCACGTCCGCTTCGAGCCGGCGCCGGGGCCGCGTACGGCGATGGACTGGCCGGTGGACGCGGACGGGCTGCACGAGCTG is a window encoding:
- a CDS encoding carbohydrate ABC transporter permease — protein: MTAPAATVTRGPSRADGTPGPTVTRGPSRAGRTLHAGPLAYGILVVAVLFSAFPFYWTIVAASRSNADLAKVPPTLLPGPNLIRNFEAVLEEADIGKALLNSFIVSGSITLGTVLCCTLAGFAFAKLRFRGRGALLAITVGTMMIPPQLGVIPLFMLIAELGWVNQLQAVILPGLVSAFGVFFMRQYLVQTLPDELIEAARVDGASTARIFWSIVVPIARPGMAVLGLLTFMAAWNDFFWPVVALTSSEPTVQVALRQLGGGYVHDQSVIMAGTLLGTLPVLLVFGLLGRQIVGGIMQGAVKG
- a CDS encoding GH1 family beta-glucosidase, whose translation is MTALDARTDTTTGLRFPEGFRWGTATAAYQIEGAAGEDGRTPSIWDTFSRTPGKVRNGDTGDIAADHYHRVDEDVALMRRLGVTDYRFSIAWPRVQPTGRGPAVRKGLDFYRGLVDRLLDAGIRPVATLYHWDLPQELEDAGGWPQRDTAYRFAEYAAIMADALGDRVATWTTLNEPWCAAFLGYGNGVHAPGRTSALASLRAAHHLNLAHGLAARTLRGALPGAAEVSLTLNLHAVRPCSQAPEDLDAARRIDAVGNRIFLDPVFHGRLPEDLVRDTAPVTDWSFVRDGDLATAAAPIDSLGINYYSPSVVGAGSSESPSPWAGAERHVRFEPAPGPRTAMDWPVDADGLHELLIRLRDELPNVPLVITENGAAYDDYADPSGQVKDPERVAYLHAHLAAVHRALADGADVRGYFLWSLLDNFEWAYGYSKRFGIVHVDFATQRRTLKDSARWYAEVIARGGLAEA